CCCGCGACAGGAACCACCTGAGCCAATCGCTTCCACATCCCAGTCTTCCGATGCATGTCCTCTCCTTTGCGCACATACGACACCCGGCAAAGGGCATCCCAGACAAAGACTCTTGAAATACGCTCACGAACCCGCGCGAACCCGTTCCGCACGCGGCAGCGCCGCGACGGTGGTTCCAGACGGATGCCCCCGCATCAAAACGACACGAACATCCCGCCCATCACCCCAGACAGGCCTCAAAATGGAACTCAGCCAAAACAATCCCATACAGAAACGCCCGCATGCTGCATGGCAGCCAATTCACTCGCAATAGCACCTGCCCACTACTCACAGTGAATAGTGGCCTTTTGGCCGGAGTTCCCGCGTTTGCACTGTCGGTTGTCAGACGCTCATCCCAAGCCCGACCCTTGCACACCTTGCGCATGGGCTTGGGAGGTCTGCTGTGCCTCGACATCCTGGTCGAGGCGCACGCCATCCACGGCACCGGCGCGGACGGCCAGGTGCCGCGGCGGTACCAGGACCCGGCGCCACGACGCTCCGCCATGGCGCCGGAGCATGGACCGGCCCCAGGCCCAGCGCGTGACGATCTTGGGCGCAATCCCGCGCAGCGGCCCTGGCAGCGCGTCCAGCATGCCCCCAGCGAGGGCAGCGCGTGGCGCCCCTGGTACACCGACGCCAGACGGAGACGCCAGTAGGGGTTGAAGAAGTGGGGCTGCTCCGCTGTGTACGATTGGCGTATGCGTCGACTTGCGGCGCCGCCCCTGCACGAAACCCCAATCCTGTTCACGGAGCCAGGAGTAACCGGGTTCGCCTTGACGAGTCGCACGACCTGACGGGTACGCACCAACGCGGGGACGCCAGGCCCACCCGGTGCGCGTGAGGCCACGCCCCCTCGGCCAGCGACATCCGCATCGACGCTGGCCAGGACACCGCGCGCGGCGGATGGCGCCGTGCCACCTGATGCCCCCGCCCCCCATCCACCCGCCAGGGCCCGGCGCCGTCCGGAGAATGCGCTCCGCCATGCCGCAGGCACGACAGACACGGAAAGGCTGTGTTTCACGCAACCTCATCCAATGACTTCTCACGACTTGAGAACACCGATTGTTTCTCGAATTCGCCGCACCTGAGCAACCCTGAAACATCACACGGGGTATGAGACCCTGGCGAAATGCGCCACGCCGGTTTCACCCTGAGCGCGGTGGCGAATCTCATCGAAAAGACACATGCGATTGTTTATAGGTGCGTGTACTTTTCGATACGGCTCTGGAGGCTTCACTGAAGCGCTCGCACACCCGGGAATTCCCCACGCACGTCCTGTACTGGCTCGCCGCTGGCTTCGCCCTGATTTACGTGGTGGCCGCGGCGTTTCTCTCGTTCGGCAAGATTTACCTGCTCCCGCAGGACTTCATCAAAGGGCTCTTCCGCTACCACTCCGCGCAAATCGTCCTGCTGGCGGGCATCCCCTGCGGCCTCTATTTCATCTTCTGGCGGGCCAGCGACTTGTTCTCATGGCTGGCCGCGCCGCCCAAGCTGGTGGTGGATGAGGAGTGCCTGCGCGCGGGTGACACGCGCATCGCATGGCGGAACGTGAGCGCCATCATCACGGTGCAGAACCACGACCGGCTCGTCCTGCGCCACCGCGGGGGCACCTACCGGCTGAGGTTGAACCTGTGGAGCGACGCGGACGAGCTGTACGCCCACGTCACGGACCATGTCGTCGATGCGCTGATTGACGGCGTGCACCGGCAGGTCAACGCCGGCAAGACGGTGCAGTTCGGGCCCCTCTCGCTCAGTGGCGCCGGGCTGACGCACAAGAAGCGGCTGATGCGCTGGGACGACATCGAGAGCATCCGCTTCCAGGACGAGTTCGGCGACGGTGTCTCCACCCGCGAGCTGATCATCGCCGCCCAGGGCAAGCCGCTCAAGATTGACGAGGCCCGCATCGTCAACGCGCCCGTCCTCCTGGCCTACCTGTCGCAACGGCTGGCCAGCTGACTCCCTTTCCCCTCACAGGTCGCACGTCATGGAAATCTACAGTTCCTCGCAGAACAAGCAGAAGACGCTGAAGCCGCGCGAGGTCTATTACTCGCGCACGAAGCTCATCATCGGTGTGGTCATCTGGACGGTGGCCTCGGGCCTCTGTGGCATCCTCACCTTCCGGCTGGCGAACAGTCTCGGCGCGATGGCGCTCTGCGGGGCGGTCAACCTCTGCATGGTCTGGATGCTCTACGGCTGCATCAGGCCGCTGGGCAACCTGGACAAGCCCGCGCTGATCATCGGTCGGGATGGCATCCGCTTCGAGGATGGCCTGCTGATTGAATGGGCCGACATGACCGAGAATACCTATTACAGCCAGTCCTACATGGGCAT
This genomic interval from Myxococcus xanthus contains the following:
- a CDS encoding DUF6585 family protein is translated as MRVLFDTALEASLKRSHTREFPTHVLYWLAAGFALIYVVAAAFLSFGKIYLLPQDFIKGLFRYHSAQIVLLAGIPCGLYFIFWRASDLFSWLAAPPKLVVDEECLRAGDTRIAWRNVSAIITVQNHDRLVLRHRGGTYRLRLNLWSDADELYAHVTDHVVDALIDGVHRQVNAGKTVQFGPLSLSGAGLTHKKRLMRWDDIESIRFQDEFGDGVSTRELIIAAQGKPLKIDEARIVNAPVLLAYLSQRLAS